The Pricia mediterranea genome includes a window with the following:
- the dnaB gene encoding replicative DNA helicase, producing the protein MEKTNPVIGRKIDKSTLINLERGKIPPQSVDLEEVVLGAMMIDKKGVDEVIDILHPDVFYKDAHRYIYEAIFKLFETAEPVDLLTVSSQLKKDGKLEAIGGDFYLIKLTQKVASSAHIEFHARIILQKFIQRSLIKISNEIIKEAYDDGTDVFDLLDAAEAKLYDVTQGNLKRSAETAQNLVIQAKKRIEEIANKEGLSGVPSGFDKVDKLTSGWQPSDLIIVAARPGMGKTALTLSMARNMAVNNDIPVAFFSCEMSSVQLITRLISSETGLSSEKLRTGKLEKHEWEQLNVKVKSLEKAPLFIDDTPSLSIFDLRAKARRLASQHDIKLIIIDYLQLMTAGGSQKGGNREQEISTISRNLKALAKELNVPVIALSQLSRAVETRGGSKRPLLSDLRESGAIEQDADIVSFIYRPEYYKIDEWDDEERSPTQGQAEFIVAKHRNGGLENIRLKFIGQLGKFDNLDDFDSPFEFQSKMNANEENPFTTKNLPDADQAFGSSLNDGDNDVPF; encoded by the coding sequence ATGGAAAAGACCAACCCTGTTATCGGCCGTAAGATTGACAAGTCCACGCTCATCAACTTGGAACGTGGGAAAATTCCGCCACAATCAGTTGATTTAGAGGAAGTTGTTCTCGGAGCGATGATGATCGACAAAAAGGGAGTGGACGAAGTAATAGATATCCTACATCCGGATGTTTTTTACAAGGATGCGCATCGCTATATTTACGAAGCCATTTTTAAACTCTTCGAAACTGCCGAACCGGTGGATTTATTAACAGTTTCGTCCCAGTTGAAGAAGGACGGGAAGCTCGAGGCCATCGGTGGGGATTTTTACCTGATAAAACTCACTCAAAAGGTGGCTTCTTCGGCGCATATAGAGTTCCACGCGCGGATCATCCTACAAAAGTTTATTCAGCGCAGTCTTATTAAAATATCCAACGAAATAATCAAGGAGGCCTACGACGACGGTACCGATGTTTTTGATCTGTTGGATGCTGCGGAGGCCAAATTATACGATGTTACCCAAGGAAACCTGAAACGTTCCGCCGAAACGGCGCAGAACCTGGTCATCCAGGCTAAAAAAAGAATAGAGGAAATCGCCAACAAAGAGGGCCTGAGCGGGGTGCCCTCGGGCTTTGACAAGGTCGATAAGCTGACATCTGGGTGGCAACCCAGTGACTTGATCATCGTCGCTGCACGTCCCGGTATGGGTAAGACCGCCCTGACGCTTTCCATGGCGCGGAACATGGCCGTCAACAACGATATTCCGGTGGCTTTCTTTTCCTGCGAGATGTCGTCGGTACAGCTGATTACGCGTTTAATATCGTCGGAAACGGGGTTGTCGTCCGAAAAACTTCGAACGGGAAAACTGGAGAAGCACGAGTGGGAACAATTGAACGTGAAAGTGAAGTCCCTCGAAAAGGCCCCATTGTTCATAGACGATACCCCGTCGCTGTCCATTTTCGACCTGCGTGCCAAGGCAAGACGACTGGCCTCGCAGCACGATATCAAACTAATTATTATCGATTATCTGCAGCTAATGACCGCCGGAGGGAGCCAAAAAGGCGGTAACCGCGAGCAAGAGATTTCCACCATCTCGCGGAACCTGAAAGCTTTGGCCAAGGAACTCAATGTACCCGTAATCGCCCTGTCCCAGCTTTCCCGCGCCGTGGAGACCCGGGGCGGCAGCAAGCGGCCCTTGCTTTCCGACCTTCGGGAATCGGGGGCGATCGAACAGGATGCCGATATCGTATCGTTTATTTACCGTCCGGAATACTACAAGATCGACGAATGGGACGACGAGGAGCGATCTCCGACCCAGGGCCAGGCGGAGTTTATCGTGGCAAAGCACCGTAACGGCGGACTCGAAAACATACGTCTCAAATTTATCGGCCAGCTCGGTAAATTCGACAACCTCGACGATTTCGATTCGCCCTTCGAATTTCAATCCAAAATGAACGCCAATGAAGAGAATCCGTTTACGACCAAGAACCTGCCCGATGCCGATCAAGCCTTTGGTAGTTCCTTGAACGATGGCGATAATGATGTACCGTTTTAG